In the Leptospira sp. WS4.C2 genome, one interval contains:
- the rplB gene encoding 50S ribosomal protein L2 codes for MGIRKLKPTTQSSRFYSVLDFKEITEVVPYKPLTANVSYKAGRDNKGRIAVRRKGGRNKRKFRIIDFKRNKFGIPATVKTIEYDPNRSAFIALICYADGEYRYILAPNGLKVGDKIESGPAAEIKLGNTLPLDKIPAGTNVHNIELHIGKGGQIARTAGSFAVISAKDGDYVSLKLPSSEIRKVRKECLATIGELSNKDHNLVIIGKAGRNRWLGKRPKVRGVVMNPVDHPLGGGEGRTSGGRHPVTPWGKPTKGFKTRKTRPSDRFIVQRRKKNRNR; via the coding sequence ATGGGAATTAGAAAACTTAAACCCACTACGCAATCTAGCCGCTTCTACTCGGTTCTAGATTTCAAAGAAATCACAGAAGTGGTTCCTTACAAACCGCTCACGGCTAACGTTTCTTACAAAGCGGGTCGTGACAATAAGGGACGGATTGCTGTTAGACGAAAAGGTGGACGTAACAAAAGAAAGTTCCGGATCATCGATTTCAAACGTAATAAATTTGGAATCCCAGCGACTGTGAAAACAATCGAATATGATCCAAACCGTTCAGCGTTTATTGCACTTATTTGTTATGCTGATGGTGAATACCGTTACATTTTAGCTCCTAACGGACTGAAAGTGGGGGACAAAATTGAATCAGGTCCCGCTGCTGAGATCAAACTAGGGAATACACTTCCATTAGATAAAATCCCGGCAGGAACAAACGTTCACAACATTGAACTACATATCGGAAAAGGCGGTCAAATCGCTCGCACAGCAGGATCTTTCGCTGTGATCTCCGCAAAAGATGGTGACTATGTATCTCTTAAACTTCCTTCTTCGGAAATCCGTAAGGTTCGTAAAGAGTGTCTAGCAACTATCGGAGAGCTTTCCAATAAAGACCATAACTTGGTCATCATTGGAAAAGCGGGTCGTAACCGTTGGTTAGGAAAAAGACCGAAAGTTAGAGGGGTCGTTATGAACCCTGTGGACCACCCACTCGGTGGTGGTGAAGGTAGAACTTCCGGAGGTCGTCACCCAGTGACTCCTTGGGGTAAACCTACGAAAGGATTTAAAACACGTAAGACGAGACCGTCTGACCGTTTTATCGTCCAAAGACGTAAGAAAAACAGGAATAGGTAG
- the rpsJ gene encoding 30S ribosomal protein S10, whose product MAGQRIRVKLKAFDHRLIDQSTFEIVATAKRTGATVSGPIPLPTKKEIYTVLRSPHVNKKAREQFEMRTHKRLIDILNTNEDTVEALMKLQLPAGVSVDIKS is encoded by the coding sequence ATGGCTGGACAAAGAATTCGCGTTAAGTTAAAAGCTTTCGATCATCGGTTGATTGACCAATCAACTTTTGAGATCGTTGCGACTGCGAAGAGGACCGGGGCTACTGTCTCCGGTCCAATCCCGCTTCCAACGAAAAAAGAAATCTACACGGTATTACGTTCTCCGCACGTGAATAAAAAAGCTAGAGAACAATTTGAAATGAGAACTCACAAGAGACTCATCGATATTTTAAATACGAATGAAGATACGGTAGAAGCCCTGATGAAGCTTCAACTCCCTGCTGGAGTTTCCGTAGATATTAAATCCTAA
- the tuf gene encoding elongation factor Tu, with amino-acid sequence MAKEKFDRSKPHLNIGTIGHVDHGKTTLTAAITTTLAKLVGGKNKAIAYDQIDNAPEEKARGITIATSHQEYETPNRHYAHVDCPGHADYVKNMITGAAQMDAAILVVSATDGAMPQTKEHILLARQVGVPYIVVYLNKADMLAADERDDMVEMVKEEIKDLLNKYNFPGDKTPFISGSALKALEGEDSDLGMKSIIKLMEAVDTYVPNPTRIVDKPFLMPVEDVFSITGRGTVATGRVEQGVLKINDEIEIVGIRDTTKSVVTGIEMFRKLLDQAEAGDNIGALLRGTKKEDIERGQVLAKPGTITPHRKFKAEVYVLTKDEGGRHTPFFNNYRPQFYFRTTDITGVCNLPGGMEMVMPGDNVTMSIELIHPIAMDQGLKFAIREGGRTIGSGVVAEIVE; translated from the coding sequence ATGGCTAAAGAAAAATTTGACCGTTCAAAACCACACTTAAACATCGGAACAATTGGTCACGTTGACCACGGTAAAACAACACTAACAGCAGCGATCACAACGACGCTTGCAAAATTAGTGGGTGGAAAAAACAAAGCGATTGCTTATGACCAAATCGACAACGCGCCCGAAGAAAAGGCTCGTGGGATTACTATTGCAACGTCTCACCAGGAATATGAAACTCCTAACCGTCACTACGCACACGTAGATTGCCCGGGACACGCGGACTATGTAAAAAACATGATTACAGGTGCTGCTCAGATGGACGCTGCGATTCTCGTAGTATCTGCAACTGACGGTGCTATGCCACAAACAAAAGAACACATCCTTCTTGCTCGCCAAGTAGGGGTTCCTTACATTGTGGTTTACCTAAACAAAGCGGACATGCTCGCTGCTGATGAAAGAGACGATATGGTGGAGATGGTTAAAGAGGAAATCAAAGACCTTCTTAACAAATACAACTTCCCTGGTGATAAAACACCTTTCATCTCTGGTTCTGCATTAAAAGCACTTGAAGGTGAAGATTCTGATCTAGGTATGAAATCCATTATTAAACTAATGGAAGCAGTTGATACTTACGTTCCAAACCCTACACGTATTGTTGATAAACCTTTCCTAATGCCAGTTGAGGACGTATTCTCAATCACTGGTCGTGGAACTGTTGCAACTGGTCGTGTAGAGCAAGGTGTTCTTAAGATCAACGACGAGATCGAGATTGTTGGTATTCGTGATACTACAAAATCAGTTGTTACTGGTATTGAAATGTTCCGTAAACTACTCGATCAAGCAGAAGCTGGAGACAACATTGGTGCTCTTCTTCGCGGAACTAAAAAAGAAGACATCGAAAGAGGTCAAGTTCTTGCGAAACCGGGTACTATTACTCCACACAGAAAGTTTAAAGCGGAAGTTTACGTTCTTACGAAAGACGAAGGTGGACGTCATACTCCATTCTTTAACAACTACCGTCCTCAATTCTATTTCAGAACTACAGACATCACTGGTGTTTGTAACCTTCCTGGTGGAATGGAGATGGTTATGCCGGGAGATAACGTAACGATGTCAATCGAACTAATCCACCCGATCGCTATGGACCAAGGTTTGAAGTTCGCTATCCGTGAGGGTGGAAGAACGATTGGTTCTGGTGTTGTTGCGGAGATCGTCGAGTAA
- the rplC gene encoding 50S ribosomal protein L3 — protein sequence MAKGLIGEKLGMAHIFNNEGKMVTVTVLRVGPCFVSQVKTSANDGYEAVQLAFGDAKEKHMTKAEVGHIKKANIAAPKKTLIEFKGFEDVAVGAELKLADVFALNDTVKVTGTSKGKGTQGVVKRHGFAGGPAGHGSRFQRHPGSIGSNTTPGRVFKGLKMGGRMGSEQSTVRNLKVVKIDADSNLVFVSGPVPGRERGIVTIEKIG from the coding sequence ATGGCTAAAGGTTTAATCGGCGAAAAATTGGGCATGGCCCACATATTCAATAACGAAGGTAAAATGGTTACTGTAACTGTTTTACGCGTGGGTCCTTGTTTTGTGTCCCAAGTAAAAACATCTGCTAACGACGGTTATGAAGCCGTTCAATTAGCATTTGGTGATGCTAAGGAAAAACACATGACGAAGGCCGAAGTGGGACACATTAAAAAAGCAAATATTGCTGCTCCGAAAAAAACTCTGATTGAATTCAAAGGTTTTGAAGATGTAGCGGTGGGTGCAGAACTCAAACTTGCAGATGTGTTTGCTTTGAATGACACGGTGAAGGTAACAGGAACTTCTAAGGGTAAGGGAACGCAAGGTGTTGTGAAACGCCATGGTTTTGCCGGTGGTCCTGCGGGTCACGGTTCCAGATTCCAAAGACACCCGGGTTCCATTGGGTCTAACACAACTCCTGGACGTGTGTTCAAGGGTTTGAAGATGGGTGGAAGAATGGGTTCTGAACAGAGCACTGTTCGTAACCTCAAAGTAGTAAAAATTGATGCAGATTCCAACTTGGTGTTTGTATCCGGTCCGGTTCCAGGAAGAGAACGCGGAATCGTTACGATAGAAAAAATCGGATAA
- a CDS encoding 50S ribosomal protein L23, with protein sequence MNLENVILSPVVTEKSQDLQTIGERMGKRTVKYTFKVHPDANKTLIKQALKQMYNVVPTAVNVAVYRGKMKRFRNMPSPRPHYKKAVVTFADGANLDFAKV encoded by the coding sequence GTGAACCTAGAGAATGTAATCTTATCACCAGTTGTTACAGAAAAGTCGCAAGACCTTCAAACAATTGGAGAACGTATGGGAAAAAGAACTGTGAAGTATACGTTCAAAGTCCACCCGGATGCGAACAAAACTTTGATCAAACAGGCTCTCAAACAAATGTATAACGTAGTTCCTACTGCTGTAAACGTCGCAGTTTATCGTGGGAAAATGAAACGTTTTAGAAACATGCCGTCCCCAAGACCTCATTACAAAAAAGCTGTAGTGACGTTTGCTGACGGAGCAAATTTGGATTTTGCTAAGGTTTAA
- the rplD gene encoding 50S ribosomal protein L4, with amino-acid sequence MKARKYNKEGVFVSEVELPAELFATGISLGAIYDAVKAENANNRQGTHSTKDRSEVRGGGIKPWAQKGTGRARQGSIRAPHFVGGGIIHGPKPRDYSSNLSRSVKKKAVLSILNKKAEENRIAIIEDVEPSSYSTKSIYNILKNMEIAEKGNVGFVVAGENQFLKKSTRNIENLKYVNSKRVVCRDILYNNNLVISESALKELQAQYSKKG; translated from the coding sequence ATGAAAGCGCGTAAATACAATAAAGAAGGCGTATTCGTAAGCGAAGTTGAACTTCCGGCAGAACTTTTTGCTACCGGCATTTCGCTTGGAGCCATCTATGATGCGGTAAAAGCTGAAAATGCGAACAATAGACAAGGAACACATTCTACTAAGGATCGTTCTGAAGTTCGCGGTGGGGGAATCAAACCTTGGGCTCAAAAAGGAACTGGTCGTGCAAGACAAGGTTCCATTAGAGCTCCTCATTTCGTTGGTGGTGGTATCATTCATGGACCAAAACCAAGAGATTATTCCTCTAACTTGTCACGCAGCGTAAAGAAAAAGGCTGTTCTCTCCATCCTTAACAAAAAGGCAGAAGAAAACAGAATCGCGATCATAGAAGACGTAGAACCTTCTTCTTACTCTACAAAATCCATCTACAACATTTTGAAGAACATGGAAATTGCAGAGAAGGGTAACGTGGGTTTTGTAGTAGCTGGTGAAAACCAATTCCTCAAAAAATCCACTCGCAATATAGAGAACCTCAAATATGTGAACAGCAAACGAGTCGTTTGCCGAGACATCCTCTATAATAACAATTTAGTAATCTCTGAAAGCGCTTTAAAAGAGCTTCAGGCACAGTATTCTAAGAAAGGATAA